Genomic window (Acidimicrobiia bacterium):
GATCGCCAATCACTCGGGCGACGCCGGATCCAGTTCGTCGGCGCCGTGGCGCGTTCCGACGAATCACCCTGTGGATCTGTGCCCACATGACGTCGACGATCAGCTCAAGGCGCTCCAGGTCGTCTTCGAGCGGATGCCGCGGTAGTGGGTGAGGGCGGTGGATTCATCATCTGCTGGTCTAACTGTCGCGACCCGACTCGAAAAAGAAAGCGATTCGATCAACTTTCTTTTTGGTGTCTGGCCGCGACGTACACAGTGAGCCGCCCGCTCAAGAGAACAGACGACGAGAAGGAGTATCGCCATGAACGACACCACCGTGTCAGAGATGAACCATGAGGTGCGATTTAGCATCGACGGCCAGCCATACAGCACCTGTGACCGCCGCCAGCCCGCGGCGGACTTGCTCCGGCTCGCTGGCCTCGACCCGAGCCTGTTCGATCTCGGAGAGGTGCGGGGCTCCAGCCCCGGAACCCGCCGTTACTCAGACGACGAGATCGTCAAGATCCGGCCGAGCGCTCGTTTCGTGTCCATCCGTGAACGCGCCGACGTGGCCTAGATGATGAGCGACGGGGTCGACGACTTCATCGAACGGGTGACCAGATTGGGTCTCGACCCCGTGGCCGATGGCCAACTGGTCATCTACAAGATCGAACCCGTCGACGGAGCCCACATCGGTGCCACGGTCCTCACGGGTGTCGCAATCGAGGAGCTCTCCAGGTGGCCGCTGGTACCTCCCCATTGGATCCACCTCCCAGCACCCGTCGAGTTCGCCCACACCAACAGCCGGCCCTCTCCTCGTTCGGGATGGACCATGCATAGCCGTCAGATCACACGCTGGGGTCAAGACCCCGACCCCGGCGTAGGTTGGGTCGGCCACGTTCGCGGGGTCATCGGGGCAGCCACAGGATGACCCGCGCCACCTCCGTCGCCTTGACCGGAGCGACCCACGCCCGTCTATGCGAACACTTGCTCCGTGACGATGGCCAGGAGGACCTCTGCCTAGCTACCTACCGAGCCTCTTCAGGCCGCAACCGTGCGACGGCGATCCTGCGAGATGTCATCCTCCCTCAGCCCGGCGAACGAGACGTTCACGGCAACGTCACCTTCACCGGCGAGTACGTGCTGCGAGCAACCGAGATCGCAGCACGTACTCAAGGTGGCATCGTCGTGTTACACAGCCACCCTGGCGCCACCCGATGGCAGTCGATGAGCGGCCCCGACCGCGACGCCGAAAGCTCGTACGCCAACCTGGCCCGTGAACTCACCGGACTGCCCCTCGTCGGAATGACCCTCGCCGGCCGCGACCGGACATGGTCTGCACGCCACTGGGACACCGGCGTCGGACGAGACATCGCCGCCAGCCCCGCTCACAACGTTCGGGTCATCGGTGCCACACTCGACATCTCATGGAATGACCGTGCCGTTCCCGCTCCTCGTACCACAGGACAGCACCGGAGGACCGTCAGTTGCTGGGGCGAAGAGGTGCAGGCGGATCTGGCACGTCGAAGGGTTCTGGTCGTAGGCGTTGGGAGTGTCGGCCTCGACGTTGCCGTTCGACTCGCCGCGTCCGGGCTGACCTCGATCACCGTTATGGATTTCGACATCGTGAAGGAACACAACCTCGACCGGCTGATCGGTGCGACGCGACGCGACGTAGCGCTCCGCCGCGCCAAGACTCACGTTGTGGGGCGGGAGGCACGCCGCAACTCCACCGCCGCGAACGCCCGAATTGAGATCTCGAACCTGAGCATCTGTGAACCCGAAGGCCTCGCGGTAGCACTCGACCACGACGTCATCTTTTGCTGCGTCGACCGGCCATGGCCTCGAGCCGTCCTCAACGGCATCGCCTACAGCGACCTCATCCCTGTGGTCGATGGCGGCGTCGCCGTTGACACCATGCCAAGCGGAACACTTCGCAACGCGACCTGGCGATCCCACGTTGTCGCCCCAGGACGGCCGTGCCTCCTCTGCAATCGACAACTCGACGCCGCCCAGGTCGCCCTCGACATGGACGGCCTGCTCGACGATCCTGACTACATCGCTGGTCGAGCCGGCCACCCGAATCAACCAGCCGGTCAGAACGTCGCCATGGTGTCGATTAACGCTGCGGCGAGCCTCTTGGCCCAGTACATCAGTCTCAGTGTCGGTCCCGCCGGCATGGGCGACCCTGGACCACTCCAATACCTCCTGAGCACTCACGAGTTGCTGCACCTCGATCACCCGTCGAACCCGCACTGTCCCTACGAAGCAGCTGAAGCCGAAGGCAACAAACGCACGCCCCTCGTTGGAGCCCACTCCGCCGCCGACCATCTCCGCGCCAGCCACGGTTCTGACTTGCCTCTGAAAGTCAGAGCACTTCGCCTCGTCGACGATCGTGTCGACTCGATCGAGCGTTGGCTCGATCGCCGCGCGTGATCCATCGCCGGAGATGAAGGGATTGGGGGTCTTCAGACAGGGTGGCTCGCGCCCGACTGACAGGCTTGGGTGACCTTCTGCTCGCATTGCGCGAGCCCGTTCAATCTCGAGCGCCTGACGCTCAGGTCGCGTCCATCGGCGCCGACCAGCCCGATAGCGCCCACCTGCCTGATCTGTCAGGCAGCTACCACAAGACTGACGACGATCGCGAGGCCTGCCAAGATGACTGTTGCGCGTTGCATTCGAGCCAACTCCCTCGGCTCACGATCCAACGAGAAGGACGAACGTGAAGCTCTGCTACGTCGATGAGACCGGCACAGATGGCAAGAGCCCGGCCGTCGTGATGGTCGGGATCATCGCCGACGCAGCTCGCATTCACAGGACTCGATCCGAGTTCCGCGCGATCTACGAGCGTTTGGAAGGCCTGCCGGATGGGACGATTCGGGAGTTGAAGTCGACCGAGCTCTATCGGGGGAAAAGGCGCTGGGATGGGGTCGATGGACAACTCCGGCACCAGGCGATCGGCGACTTCTGCGATTGGCTCTGCGAAAGGAAACATGACATCGCATTGGCTGCGCTGGACTACACCCGATTCGAGGGATCACCCCTCCACGATCAAGGCCTAGACCGTTGGGGCGCCGCTGCGCTTCACGTCGCCCTCCAAGTTCAGCGAGCGCACCAGGGCAAGAAGAAGAACAAGGGCAGCACTTTTCTCGTCTTTGATGAGAACAAGCAGAAGACGGACGCCCTAGCTCAGCTGCTCTACGAACCGCCAGCGTGGTCCGACACCTACTACGACCGTTCTGCGAAGAACGAGGCCCTTGACCAAATCATTGATACGGCTTTCTATGCCCAATCACATCACGTAGGACTCGTGCAGGTCGCCGACCTTTTCGCGTTCCTGTTCAAGAGATACTCAGAGCTCTTGGACTATGGCCACGATGAAGACTTCCAGGGCGAGCGTGACAAGGTATCCGGATGGGTCAAAACCTTGAGCAGCAGACTGCTCCCGGCCGCACACCGCTGGCCGAAGAAACCGAAGAACGACCCTGCAAGATGGTACGTCGACCTGGCTCCTGCAAGTCTCCGCGCTATCGGGTAGCTCGGGCCAGTTGTATTGGCACTACTCCGGAGTCTCTGCAACTCCCAACGCCAACCTCGATTCCGCACGATCGAGTAGCCGCATGAGCAGGTCAGCGAGGAACACGACCTCGGAAGCCTCGATCGGGTCGGTGTAGTCGACTTGGCGATGGCTCGGCGGGTTCTTGAACGTACCAATAGCTCCAGCGAACAACTCCATAACACCAACCCGTTCCCCCGGATCCAGATTGGGGTCGCTGAGTGGACCACCATCGTTCTTGAAGGCTTCGCGCATCAACTTCACGCCGATGAGCGCCGAGTCCGCGTCGGCCAGCTCCCGGACCCGGATCTCCACCTCGCGCATGGCAGCGAAGGCTGCGAGCTCGTACTCCCCCAGAAGGAACTGTGATCGAACTTTTGTCAACAGGTGGTGCAAGTCCTCGTGGAGCCGCTCTGCTGCGTTGACACGACGGAGACCTTCTTCGAGAACGGACTGACCGAGTCGCGTGACGAATACTGCCTCGCTCCCCGACTGACCCGGAGTGCCGCGGGCAATCAACCCCTTGGCGACGAGCCAGTTGACCGCTTCCACAAGGCAACGCTGGGCTGGCACGCTGACGCCACGTTGTGCAGCACCCTTGACAAAGTTGCCCGAGTGCCACTCGCCAGTCTCCTCTAGATGCGCCAACACCACCAGACCCAACCGATCGATCGACAAGGAACACAGCTGATCGTCCGCGAGGGTCGTAAGTTCGCTCATCCAGCCCCAAGCTACCTGCCCCGGAAGGGTGATTGCGCGGCGATTGCCGGGCTATCCGATCAATGACCTTCATCCTGCGGTGTCACTCAGTTGACAGGGCTGCTGACACTCTGCTGACAGGGTCGGCGCGGAATCTAGCTCTCGTGAAGTGCACGAGAGGAGCGGCCTGTGGGGCCGAGACCCCCAGCGAGAGCGGCGGACACTGAACTGATTCGTCGGCTTGATGCGGAGTGGCGGATCCTGTCCCACTCGCGCTGGTTGCGAGATCGACTTGGGGCATGGGAAATCGACGATGACCGGCTGTCGTTCGATGACGGTGACCAGCTCGTCGCCGCCGCTCAGAGGCGAGATGCTCAGGGTTGGGCCGAGAGGGATGAGATCCTGGCCGCTCTTCTCGTACGAGCCACCGACGACGGACTGGCCAAACGAGTCGCGCTCCAGGTGGTACTTCCGGGTTTGAAGAGCCTTATCAACGGAATCCGCGGCTGGGATGTCGAAGAACGAGCTGCCCGGGTCGTGGCGACGGCGTTGGACGCCATCTCCTGGTGCGCTACCGAGCCGGCAGGAACGCCACCGAGTTTTCGGATCTACGTGAACACGAGGCGCCGAGTCCTGCGCGCAGCGGTCCGTACTCGGTCGGAACCGGTGGTGTTCGTCGACGACTACAGGCACCTCGATGTTGGCGAGGAGAGCACCGACGGCCCGTCCGAAGAGCAGGAGGTTGAGCAACTCGTCGAGTGGGTTCGACAGCGGGGGCGGGTTCGGGAGGATGCGGCTCGCCTTGTAGTGATGACCCGGGTCGCCGGGGTTTCGGTCGATGAACTGGCCGCCGCTGACAACGTCGATCCCCAGACGCTGCGACAGCGGCGACTGCGTGCCGAGTGTCGCGTTCGCCAAGCCCTGACCCTGGCTCGATGACCACATCAAGACCGAGAGTGTGTCGCGTCCCGCTCCTTCGCCCGCCCCTTATGCCAGCGATAGGCCATGAAGTCCGACCCCGACCACCGACCGAATGGAGGAAACATGCAAGCTCTTTCACAGCAACCCGACCGGAAACT
Coding sequences:
- a CDS encoding TIGR02391 family protein — protein: MSELTTLADDQLCSLSIDRLGLVVLAHLEETGEWHSGNFVKGAAQRGVSVPAQRCLVEAVNWLVAKGLIARGTPGQSGSEAVFVTRLGQSVLEEGLRRVNAAERLHEDLHHLLTKVRSQFLLGEYELAAFAAMREVEIRVRELADADSALIGVKLMREAFKNDGGPLSDPNLDPGERVGVMELFAGAIGTFKNPPSHRQVDYTDPIEASEVVFLADLLMRLLDRAESRLALGVAETPE
- a CDS encoding DUF3800 domain-containing protein, yielding MKLCYVDETGTDGKSPAVVMVGIIADAARIHRTRSEFRAIYERLEGLPDGTIRELKSTELYRGKRRWDGVDGQLRHQAIGDFCDWLCERKHDIALAALDYTRFEGSPLHDQGLDRWGAAALHVALQVQRAHQGKKKNKGSTFLVFDENKQKTDALAQLLYEPPAWSDTYYDRSAKNEALDQIIDTAFYAQSHHVGLVQVADLFAFLFKRYSELLDYGHDEDFQGERDKVSGWVKTLSSRLLPAAHRWPKKPKNDPARWYVDLAPASLRAIG
- a CDS encoding ThiF family adenylyltransferase, with the translated sequence MTRATSVALTGATHARLCEHLLRDDGQEDLCLATYRASSGRNRATAILRDVILPQPGERDVHGNVTFTGEYVLRATEIAARTQGGIVVLHSHPGATRWQSMSGPDRDAESSYANLARELTGLPLVGMTLAGRDRTWSARHWDTGVGRDIAASPAHNVRVIGATLDISWNDRAVPAPRTTGQHRRTVSCWGEEVQADLARRRVLVVGVGSVGLDVAVRLAASGLTSITVMDFDIVKEHNLDRLIGATRRDVALRRAKTHVVGREARRNSTAANARIEISNLSICEPEGLAVALDHDVIFCCVDRPWPRAVLNGIAYSDLIPVVDGGVAVDTMPSGTLRNATWRSHVVAPGRPCLLCNRQLDAAQVALDMDGLLDDPDYIAGRAGHPNQPAGQNVAMVSINAAASLLAQYISLSVGPAGMGDPGPLQYLLSTHELLHLDHPSNPHCPYEAAEAEGNKRTPLVGAHSAADHLRASHGSDLPLKVRALRLVDDRVDSIERWLDRRA